One genomic segment of uncultured Desulfobacter sp. includes these proteins:
- a CDS encoding homocysteine biosynthesis protein — MSTFQVNKTYEEINAKIAAGEAVVVTAEEIIEIADKEGVVEAARKVDVVTTGTFAPMCSSGAFINIGQSKPVIRTTKTWFNNVPAYSAIAAVDCYLGATAVCEDDPLNKYHPGEFNYGGGHVIQDLVAGKPVHLKAESYGTDCYPNLAIEKTVTLKDLPNAMLCNPRNAYQNYNCAINRSDKTKYTYMGTLKSHVSNANYSTSGCLSPLFNDPYLKTIGLGTRIFLGGAQGYVTWTGTQHKKDVDRGLNGVPLSGAGTLCVMGDLKQMSPEWLVGQSIRGYGVSLSVGLGIPIPILNEEILKYTSVSDEDIFTQIIDYGHDYPKGISKSYGQVSYAELKSGTITIKGERVPTVPLSSMVKARKIAQILKTEIQKSRFYIGVPQHMFC; from the coding sequence ATGAGCACCTTTCAGGTGAATAAGACCTATGAAGAGATAAACGCCAAAATTGCGGCTGGAGAAGCCGTGGTGGTAACGGCGGAAGAGATTATTGAGATTGCAGATAAAGAAGGCGTTGTCGAAGCGGCCCGGAAAGTGGATGTGGTGACCACAGGCACTTTTGCGCCCATGTGTTCTTCCGGTGCATTTATAAACATCGGCCAATCCAAACCTGTGATTCGTACGACCAAAACCTGGTTCAACAATGTACCGGCCTATTCAGCCATTGCCGCGGTGGACTGCTATCTGGGGGCAACGGCTGTTTGTGAAGATGACCCCTTGAATAAATATCATCCGGGTGAGTTCAATTACGGGGGCGGGCATGTCATCCAGGATCTTGTAGCCGGCAAACCGGTACATTTGAAGGCCGAGAGCTATGGCACGGACTGTTATCCCAATCTTGCAATTGAGAAAACAGTCACCTTAAAGGATTTGCCCAATGCCATGTTGTGCAATCCGAGAAACGCATACCAGAATTATAATTGCGCCATCAATCGGTCGGATAAAACAAAGTACACGTACATGGGCACCCTGAAATCCCATGTGAGCAATGCCAACTATTCCACCTCCGGTTGTTTGAGCCCCTTGTTTAACGATCCTTATTTGAAAACCATCGGGCTGGGTACAAGGATTTTTCTGGGCGGGGCCCAGGGATACGTGACCTGGACCGGTACCCAGCATAAAAAAGATGTGGACAGAGGACTTAACGGCGTGCCTTTAAGCGGGGCCGGAACCTTGTGCGTTATGGGAGATCTGAAACAGATGTCACCTGAGTGGCTGGTGGGGCAGAGTATCCGCGGCTATGGGGTGTCGTTGTCTGTGGGTCTTGGTATCCCCATTCCCATTTTAAATGAGGAGATCCTCAAATATACGTCCGTGTCTGACGAAGATATTTTTACCCAGATCATTGATTACGGCCATGATTACCCCAAGGGTATCTCCAAGTCCTATGGCCAGGTCAGTTATGCCGAGCTTAAAAGCGGGACCATTACCATCAAGGGTGAACGTGTTCCCACAGTGCCTTTGTCCAGTATGGTCAAGGCAAGAAAGATTGCCCAAATTCTGAAAACTGAAATTCAGAAATCTAGATTTTATATCGGGGTTCCCCAGCATATGTTCTGCTGA
- the lepB gene encoding signal peptidase I, producing MSKKKKSTWRENIEAILIAVVIALFIRTFLVQAFKIPSGSMLETLQIGDQILVNKFIYGVKIPFTNGKTLIPVKNPQRNDIVVFKYPQDPSKDYIKRVVAVAGDTLEIVNKKLYVNDKLITDQPWAQYKDSRILPGQITTRDNLRKITVPANKLFVMGDNRDNSHDSRFWGFVDLSEVRGEAIIIYWSWDKADFSVRLSRIGTLLF from the coding sequence ATGAGTAAAAAAAAGAAAAGCACCTGGCGGGAGAATATCGAAGCGATTCTCATTGCTGTTGTTATTGCTTTGTTTATCCGTACCTTTCTTGTCCAGGCCTTTAAAATACCTTCCGGTTCCATGCTTGAGACGCTTCAGATCGGAGATCAGATTCTTGTCAATAAATTTATTTACGGGGTGAAAATTCCTTTTACCAACGGAAAAACCCTGATTCCGGTAAAAAATCCCCAGCGCAATGATATTGTGGTGTTCAAATATCCACAAGATCCCTCCAAGGATTATATCAAGCGGGTTGTTGCCGTTGCAGGTGACACCCTGGAGATTGTGAATAAAAAACTGTATGTCAATGACAAACTAATCACGGATCAGCCCTGGGCCCAGTACAAGGATTCCCGGATTTTGCCGGGCCAGATTACCACCCGGGATAATTTAAGAAAAATCACCGTACCGGCCAACAAGCTTTTTGTCATGGGAGACAACCGGGACAACAGTCATGACTCACGATTCTGGGGCTTTGTGGATTTAAGTGAAGTGCGGGGCGAAGCCATTATTATTTATTGGTCCTGGGACAAGGCGGATTTTAGTGTCCGCTTGAGCCGGATCGGCACCTTGCTGTTTTAA
- a CDS encoding aspartate carbamoyltransferase catalytic subunit — protein MRFKKKDILDIDSLSPEEIAYILDTARGMKEISQRAVKKVPTLRGKTIVLFFQEPSTRTKLSFELAGKRLSADTVAISKSSSSIVKGETLRDTVRTLESMKPDIIVMRHSSSGAACQVAKWVKCAVINAGDGTHAHPSQALLDMMTIQEEKGGFDGLKVSLVGDISHSRVARSNIIGLSRMGAKVTICAPGTMIPVGIEQMGCTVSPDMDSCVAGADVVMMLRIQKERQGSLLFPSEREYAALYGLNQARLALAAKDALIMHPGPLNRGVEISTLVADGEQSVILDQVTNGVALRMALFYLVSGGTKNADSN, from the coding sequence ATGCGGTTTAAGAAAAAAGATATTCTGGATATTGATTCCCTGAGCCCTGAGGAAATTGCTTATATCCTGGACACGGCCCGGGGGATGAAGGAGATCTCCCAGCGGGCCGTTAAAAAAGTGCCCACCCTTCGGGGCAAAACCATTGTGCTTTTTTTCCAGGAGCCGTCAACCCGGACCAAGTTGTCCTTTGAGTTGGCCGGAAAGCGTCTTTCCGCAGATACCGTGGCCATATCCAAATCGTCCTCCAGCATTGTCAAGGGGGAAACGTTAAGAGATACGGTCAGGACCCTTGAGTCCATGAAACCTGATATTATCGTGATGCGGCATTCATCTTCGGGTGCGGCCTGCCAGGTGGCAAAATGGGTAAAATGTGCGGTTATCAATGCCGGAGACGGCACCCATGCCCATCCCTCCCAGGCCCTTTTGGATATGATGACCATCCAGGAAGAAAAAGGCGGGTTTGACGGTTTAAAGGTTTCCCTTGTGGGCGATATTTCCCATTCCAGGGTGGCCCGGTCTAATATTATCGGTTTATCCAGAATGGGGGCAAAGGTGACCATTTGTGCGCCCGGGACCATGATTCCCGTTGGCATTGAGCAGATGGGCTGTACCGTTTCCCCGGATATGGATTCTTGTGTGGCAGGTGCGGATGTGGTCATGATGCTTCGGATTCAAAAAGAGCGCCAGGGTAGCCTGCTTTTTCCAAGTGAGCGCGAGTATGCGGCGCTTTATGGCTTGAATCAGGCGCGTCTGGCCCTGGCGGCAAAGGATGCCCTGATCATGCACCCGGGACCGTTGAACCGGGGCGTTGAAATTTCAACCCTGGTGGCGGATGGTGAACAATCCGTAATTTTGGATCAGGTGACCAATGGGGTGGCCCTTCGCATGGCCCTTTTTTATCTGGTGTCGGGAGGTACTAAAAATGCAGATTCAAATTAA
- a CDS encoding dihydroorotase has product MQIQIKGVRVIDPGNIEGLRDISIKDGLFEAVSEPGQLPEVAKESEDVKVIDGQGLIAVPGLIDVHVHLREPGQEYKETIETGLKAAAAGGITAVCTMPNTNPVNDNAQVTSFILSQAKKANASRVYPVGAISANLEGQKLNDIADMKKAGIWAVTDDGMPVTDSQLMRRTLEYCKSLDIPVLVHAEDKRLADGGSMNEGLPATVMGIKGIPNASESVMVMRDIALAELTGARVHFCHMSTAQSIEAIRAAKAKGIRVTCETAPHYFTLTDADIPAYDTNFKMNPPLRSDKDRAAVIEGLSDGTIDMIATDHAPHAEDEKQVEFDQAAFGIVGLETSLGLSLDLVAQGHLTLVQLVEKMAKAPADLVGINNDMVPGNPADLTLINMDAAWTVDPDAFVSKGRNTPFAGRRLTGAAVLTIVGGRIVYARDY; this is encoded by the coding sequence ATGCAGATTCAAATTAAAGGCGTCCGGGTCATTGATCCCGGCAATATTGAGGGGTTAAGGGACATCAGTATCAAAGATGGACTGTTTGAGGCGGTGTCGGAGCCGGGACAGTTGCCGGAGGTTGCTAAAGAGTCGGAAGATGTCAAAGTGATTGACGGCCAGGGCCTGATTGCTGTGCCGGGACTCATAGACGTGCATGTTCATTTGCGGGAGCCTGGCCAGGAATATAAAGAAACCATAGAGACAGGGTTAAAGGCGGCTGCTGCCGGCGGGATTACTGCGGTATGCACCATGCCCAATACCAACCCTGTGAATGACAATGCTCAAGTTACCTCCTTTATCCTTTCCCAGGCAAAAAAGGCAAATGCGTCCAGGGTATATCCGGTGGGGGCCATTTCGGCAAATCTTGAAGGACAAAAGCTCAACGACATTGCGGATATGAAAAAAGCCGGGATTTGGGCCGTGACCGATGACGGCATGCCGGTTACCGATTCCCAGCTCATGAGACGGACTCTGGAATACTGCAAGTCTTTAGACATCCCTGTGCTTGTCCATGCTGAAGACAAGCGGCTTGCCGATGGCGGATCCATGAACGAAGGGCTGCCGGCCACGGTGATGGGAATAAAAGGAATTCCCAATGCTTCGGAATCCGTCATGGTCATGCGCGATATTGCCCTGGCTGAATTGACGGGTGCCAGGGTGCATTTTTGCCATATGAGCACGGCCCAGTCCATTGAGGCCATCCGGGCGGCCAAGGCAAAAGGGATACGCGTCACCTGTGAAACCGCTCCCCATTATTTCACCCTTACGGATGCGGATATCCCTGCCTATGACACTAATTTTAAGATGAATCCGCCTTTGCGCAGTGACAAGGACCGGGCCGCCGTTATTGAAGGACTATCAGATGGCACCATTGACATGATTGCCACGGATCATGCCCCCCATGCCGAGGATGAAAAACAGGTGGAATTCGATCAGGCCGCATTCGGTATTGTGGGGCTTGAAACCTCGCTAGGCTTAAGCCTGGATCTTGTGGCCCAGGGTCATTTGACCCTGGTGCAGCTGGTGGAAAAAATGGCTAAGGCTCCGGCAGATCTTGTGGGGATCAACAACGATATGGTGCCGGGCAATCCGGCAGATCTCACCCTTATTAATATGGATGCCGCCTGGACCGTAGACCCTGATGCGTTTGTGAGCAAAGGACGCAACACGCCTTTTGCCGGGCGCAGATTAACGGGTGCGGCTGTTTTAACCATTGTTGGCGGCCGGATTGTTTACGCCAGGGATTATTAG
- a CDS encoding type II toxin-antitoxin system Phd/YefM family antitoxin, with amino-acid sequence MSISTISSRELNQDIGRAKRAAKKGPVIITDRGRPSYVLITVEEYQVLTGTQQSILDLLAMPGLADTDFNPPRLKDSLCQPADLS; translated from the coding sequence ATGAGTATTTCAACAATTTCCAGCCGAGAATTAAATCAAGACATAGGCCGGGCAAAAAGAGCGGCTAAAAAAGGTCCGGTGATCATTACAGATCGTGGGCGACCTTCTTACGTTCTTATAACGGTTGAGGAATACCAAGTGCTCACAGGTACACAACAAAGTATTCTTGATTTATTGGCGATGCCTGGGTTAGCAGATACAGACTTTAATCCTCCCAGATTAAAAGACTCTCTTTGCCAACCAGCGGATTTGTCCTGA
- a CDS encoding type II toxin-antitoxin system VapC family toxin, whose translation MYLLDTNVLSELRKAKTNKINKAVRVWAENVPASTLYLSVITVLEIELGVLLKERKDPWQGNILRVWLNDHVMPTFRSRILDVDTSIAVKCASLHVPDPKSYRDSLIAATAIVHQLTIVTRNVSDFFQPGVNVINPWDG comes from the coding sequence ATGTATCTACTTGATACGAATGTTCTCTCTGAACTTAGGAAAGCAAAAACCAATAAGATAAACAAAGCTGTCAGAGTTTGGGCAGAAAATGTGCCTGCTTCAACCCTGTATTTATCGGTTATTACTGTTTTAGAAATAGAATTAGGCGTGCTTCTAAAAGAGAGGAAAGATCCTTGGCAGGGAAATATACTTCGTGTTTGGCTCAATGACCATGTAATGCCGACATTTAGATCTCGCATTCTTGATGTAGATACATCAATAGCCGTGAAATGTGCGAGTTTGCATGTTCCTGATCCTAAATCATACCGTGATTCTCTTATTGCTGCAACGGCTATAGTACATCAATTGACAATTGTAACAAGGAATGTGTCTGATTTTTTTCAACCCGGTGTTAATGTTATTAATCCTTGGGATGGATAG
- a CDS encoding Rpn family recombination-promoting nuclease/putative transposase, whose product MTDKNSINKVNNPHDSLFRKTLINRENAISVLQHYLPNAVLDLIDLESLEISKDSFIEKELSDYYRDHHGPGAAAAF is encoded by the coding sequence ATGACAGACAAAAATTCGATCAATAAAGTTAATAATCCCCATGACAGTCTTTTCCGGAAGACTTTGATCAATAGGGAAAATGCCATAAGCGTTTTACAGCATTACTTGCCCAACGCCGTGTTGGACTTGATTGATTTGGAAAGCCTTGAGATCAGCAAAGACAGCTTTATTGAAAAAGAGCTGTCGGATTATTATAGGGACCATCATGGCCCGGGTGCTGCTGCTGCTTTTTAA
- a CDS encoding sigma-54 dependent transcriptional regulator, with amino-acid sequence MADAHRILVVDDELSMRQFLEMLLSKKGYTVNLAKNGKQALSNIKQKKYDLVLTDIRLGDITGLDVLRAVKKKHPDTVVIMISAYSTTEIAVEAMNEGAYDFVPKPFDNNELCATITKALELLTLDQEKAYRSTELKSHLHFNRIIGNSPGMQAIYQRIRQIGPTKTNVLISGESGTGKELIARAIHDNSERKDRPFVVVNCGGIPDTLMESEFFGHVKGAFTGAVTDKSGLFEAANTGTLFLDEIGELSMFLQVKLLRAVQETRFKPVGGTREIDVDVRIISATNKKLEQEVIDGNFREDLFFRLNVIPIKVLPLRDRKGDVDLLAAHFVEKYSKKLGKDIVKLSSYAIDFLNQYSFPGNVRELENLIERSVALSATNIILPESLTISSHKRRRWIEGVKDNRYDLEDVVSGVDLDRIMSEIEGAYLKKAMELAQGNKSKAAELLNLSLRSFRYRLDKTMPDKNESGDGDAG; translated from the coding sequence ATGGCAGACGCACACCGCATTCTGGTGGTAGACGATGAACTAAGCATGCGCCAGTTCCTGGAGATGCTTCTGTCCAAAAAAGGGTATACGGTCAATCTTGCCAAAAACGGCAAACAGGCCTTAAGCAACATTAAGCAAAAAAAATACGATCTGGTGCTCACCGATATCCGCTTAGGCGATATTACGGGTCTGGATGTATTGCGGGCCGTGAAAAAAAAGCACCCGGATACCGTGGTGATCATGATCTCCGCATATTCCACAACGGAAATCGCTGTGGAGGCAATGAACGAAGGGGCTTACGATTTTGTGCCCAAGCCTTTTGACAACAATGAGCTTTGCGCCACCATTACCAAAGCCCTGGAACTTTTAACCCTGGACCAGGAAAAGGCGTACCGGTCAACTGAACTTAAAAGTCATCTTCATTTCAACCGCATCATCGGTAACAGCCCGGGCATGCAGGCAATTTACCAGCGGATACGCCAGATCGGCCCTACAAAAACCAATGTGCTCATCAGCGGTGAAAGCGGGACCGGTAAGGAACTGATTGCCCGGGCCATCCATGATAATTCCGAGCGCAAAGACAGGCCCTTTGTGGTGGTCAACTGCGGCGGAATTCCGGACACGCTCATGGAAAGCGAATTTTTCGGCCATGTCAAAGGCGCGTTTACAGGGGCTGTGACAGACAAATCGGGATTGTTTGAGGCTGCCAACACCGGCACTCTTTTTTTGGATGAAATCGGCGAGTTGTCCATGTTTCTGCAGGTAAAGCTGTTACGGGCCGTCCAGGAAACCCGGTTCAAGCCCGTGGGCGGTACCCGGGAAATTGATGTGGATGTCAGGATTATCTCTGCTACCAATAAAAAGCTGGAGCAGGAGGTCATAGACGGCAATTTCAGGGAAGATTTGTTTTTCCGTCTTAATGTAATTCCTATTAAGGTGCTGCCGCTGCGGGATAGAAAAGGGGATGTTGACTTGCTTGCGGCCCATTTCGTGGAGAAATACTCGAAAAAACTGGGCAAGGATATCGTAAAGCTGTCGTCCTATGCCATTGATTTTTTGAATCAGTATTCCTTTCCCGGCAATGTCAGAGAGCTTGAAAATCTGATCGAGCGGTCTGTAGCCCTTTCCGCAACCAATATTATCCTGCCCGAAAGCCTGACCATCTCTTCGCATAAACGACGGCGCTGGATAGAAGGGGTTAAAGATAACCGCTATGATCTGGAAGATGTGGTATCCGGTGTGGATTTGGACAGAATTATGTCTGAAATTGAAGGCGCATATCTTAAAAAAGCCATGGAACTTGCCCAAGGCAACAAAAGTAAAGCCGCTGAACTTTTAAATTTGAGCTTAAGATCTTTCAGATATCGCCTGGATAAAACTATGCCGGATAAAAACGAATCCGGGGATGGTGATGCAGGATAA
- a CDS encoding helix-turn-helix domain-containing protein, protein MFFRLNVIPIKVLPLRDRKGDVDLLAAHFVEKYSKKLGKDIVKLSSYAIDFLNQYSFPGNVRELENLIERSVALSATNIILPESLTISSHKRRRWIEGVKDNRYDLEDVVSGVDLYKIISEIEGAYLKKTMEITQGNKSKAAELLNLSLRSFRYRLIKRCRIKMNPGIVMQGKGIRIDI, encoded by the coding sequence TTGTTTTTCCGTCTTAACGTAATCCCCATTAAGGTGCTGCCGCTGCGGGATAGAAAAGGGGATGTTGATCTACTTGCGGCCCATTTTGTGGAAAAATACTCGAAAAAATTGGGCAAGGATATCGTAAAGCTGTCGTCCTATGCCATTGATTTTTTAAACCAGTATTCCTTTCCCGGTAATGTCAGAGAGCTTGAAAATTTGATCGAGCGGTCTGTTGCCCTTTCCGCAACCAATATCATCCTGCCCGAAAGCCTGACCATCTCTTCGCACAAACGGCGGCGCTGGATAGAAGGGGTTAAAGATAACCGATATGATCTGGAAGATGTGGTATCCGGTGTAGATCTATATAAAATCATATCTGAAATTGAAGGTGCATATCTCAAAAAAACCATGGAAATTACCCAGGGTAACAAAAGTAAGGCAGCCGAACTTTTAAATTTAAGCTTAAGGTCTTTTAGGTATCGCCTGATAAAACGATGCCGGATAAAAATGAATCCGGGGATAGTGATGCAGGGTAAAGGAATCAGGATTGACATTTAG
- a CDS encoding prepilin-type N-terminal cleavage/methylation domain-containing protein, with amino-acid sequence MFRRLREKAKDSKGFTLIELMIVIAIIGILAAIAIPQFSSYRAKSYNAAALSDARNLRTDLEAFYAEWDEYPY; translated from the coding sequence ATGTTTCGAAGACTAAGAGAAAAGGCAAAAGATAGCAAAGGCTTCACCCTGATCGAGTTGATGATCGTCATCGCCATTATCGGTATTCTGGCGGCAATCGCAATTCCGCAGTTTTCCAGCTACAGGGCAAAATCTTACAATGCGGCGGCTTTAAGTGACGCCAGGAATTTGAGAACCGATCTTGAGGCATTTTATGCAGAATGGGATGAATATCCTTATTAA
- a CDS encoding ABC transporter ATP-binding protein — protein sequence MKKISLQQVTKSYISDFKRRKKVAVENVGFEIKAGESFGIIGVNGAGKSTTLKIIMGFISPDSGVIAIDGKSPQDPSSRKNIGYLPENPYFYDNLSAEELLLFSSSASGVEKQTAKAQIKSLLTRVGLYDVRKARLRTYSKGMTQRAGICFSLVHDPDIVILDEPMSGLDPLGRKMVIDLIRELKSQGKTVLFCSHILNDVERICDRVAIMDAGHLLGVYSKQQIIDGGGMEALFLKVVGENAND from the coding sequence ATGAAAAAAATATCGCTTCAACAGGTTACCAAATCCTATATTTCAGACTTTAAACGCCGGAAAAAGGTTGCTGTAGAAAACGTTGGTTTTGAAATAAAGGCCGGGGAGAGTTTTGGGATTATCGGTGTCAATGGTGCCGGGAAAAGCACTACTCTTAAAATAATCATGGGGTTTATTTCACCAGATTCGGGTGTGATCGCCATTGATGGGAAAAGCCCCCAGGATCCATCATCCAGAAAAAACATTGGGTATTTACCGGAAAATCCATATTTTTATGACAATTTATCTGCTGAAGAACTGCTTTTATTCAGCAGTTCAGCCTCAGGTGTGGAAAAACAGACGGCTAAAGCCCAAATCAAATCTTTGTTAACCCGGGTGGGACTTTACGATGTCCGGAAAGCCAGGCTCAGAACATATTCCAAAGGGATGACGCAACGGGCCGGTATTTGCTTTTCACTGGTGCATGATCCTGACATTGTTATTTTGGATGAACCCATGTCAGGACTGGATCCCCTCGGAAGAAAGATGGTGATTGACTTGATTCGAGAATTGAAGTCACAGGGGAAAACCGTTCTTTTCTGCTCCCATATTTTAAACGACGTCGAACGTATTTGTGACAGGGTTGCCATCATGGACGCCGGCCATCTTTTAGGGGTCTATTCAAAACAGCAAATTATAGATGGCGGCGGTATGGAAGCACTTTTTTTGAAAGTTGTCGGGGAAAATGCCAATGATTAA
- a CDS encoding ABC transporter permease: protein MINKMIPLTVLTFKEGLRDRALFGIGLFALFMMGISLTVVGFFLREIHKVAVDVNLSAIAFSGLLLTFFVSINLMSKDIDKHTIYCVMSKPFSRTQYIFGKYFGIMLLIATAFAILTACSSVTLLIIKAQYSSYFEAFSWLSFYKAVYCELLMFFVLNAFIIFYSSITTSSFITLLFSISTYIAGQTIEEVVLFIKSSQAAGDMILSETISRVIDVLQYILPNLSVFDVKIKSAHAIAVSPEYLISVTGYSIAYTSVLLIAASFIFNRRELK from the coding sequence ATGATTAACAAGATGATTCCTTTGACTGTTTTGACATTTAAGGAAGGTCTCAGGGACCGGGCCTTGTTTGGCATTGGGTTATTTGCCCTTTTCATGATGGGCATTTCTTTAACAGTGGTCGGTTTCTTTTTAAGAGAAATTCATAAAGTCGCCGTGGATGTGAATTTGTCGGCCATTGCATTTTCCGGGCTGCTGTTGACCTTCTTTGTTTCCATCAACTTGATGTCAAAAGACATTGATAAACATACCATTTACTGTGTGATGTCCAAACCCTTTTCAAGAACACAATATATTTTCGGAAAATATTTTGGCATCATGCTTTTAATCGCCACGGCCTTTGCCATATTAACGGCTTGCAGCTCCGTAACGCTTTTGATTATCAAGGCACAATATAGTTCGTATTTTGAAGCCTTTTCATGGCTTTCTTTCTACAAGGCCGTTTATTGTGAACTGTTGATGTTTTTTGTTCTTAATGCATTTATTATATTTTACAGCTCCATCACTACCAGCTCTTTTATTACACTGCTTTTCAGTATTTCAACCTATATTGCCGGACAGACCATAGAAGAGGTGGTGTTGTTTATAAAATCCAGCCAGGCCGCCGGTGATATGATTTTGTCTGAAACCATTTCCCGTGTGATTGATGTGCTTCAATATATTTTACCCAACTTATCTGTGTTTGACGTTAAAATAAAATCCGCCCACGCCATCGCTGTTTCTCCCGAATATTTAATTTCCGTAACCGGATACAGTATCGCTTATACCTCGGTTCTATTAATTGCGGCGTCTTTTATTTTCAACCGGAGGGAATTGAAATGA
- a CDS encoding DUF6399 domain-containing protein, translating into MGIKPGSYGPSGWFQIFKGLLQPSKDEMVIFLNAIIMGEEKALTIIHNFTLKRFDGTTAANRLFGKEFIDLFEWVVHRMDDLPLRRQHKNTVSDNY; encoded by the coding sequence TTGGGAATAAAACCTGGCAGTTATGGGCCGAGTGGATGGTTTCAAATTTTCAAAGGACTTCTTCAGCCGTCGAAGGACGAAATGGTTATCTTTCTCAACGCCATCATAATGGGAGAGGAAAAAGCATTAACGATTATTCACAATTTTACATTGAAAAGATTTGACGGTACAACTGCGGCCAATCGATTATTTGGTAAAGAATTTATAGACCTTTTTGAATGGGTTGTTCATAGAATGGACGATTTGCCCTTGCGACGGCAGCATAAAAATACCGTTTCAGATAACTATTAG